tgacactttacaataagattccaTTCGTTGCCATTTTGTTAACTACAATacttaacatgaactaacaaagaaaaatacttctaaagcattatTAATCTTAGTTTATTGGtgatttatatacattattaaaaccaaaagttggatctgttaatattatttaatggacatgAGCTAACGTGAACAGCTGGATTTTTAATAACCAATGTTAACAAAgatataaagtaataaatacGCTAACAAATGGATTACTTATTTTTAGTTGATATTAGTTAGTGCATTCactaatgggaccttattgtaaagtgttaccaaaatattattattactattgtcacagttttaaaataaaactagttAAAATAGAGAACCAAATATGTGACACAAAACTTGTCTTAAACATTATTCGCGAGGTATTTGAATCCCTGAGCTTGAATCTCACTGTTTATTAGAagagtgtattttttttctttttcttcactgCTTTTGACAACTGTTTGAAATCATAACCAGgaagtaattattttaattatttgtataacAGACACAGACAATGGAAAAATAAAGAAGATAAAAAGTAAGTATCCTGCAAACAATGTGAAAGTAGCATGGGAAAACTCGACACTTTGAGTGGATTCAAGACTCTAATCAAATGTTTTCAGTCACTCACAGACTTTTTGATAGATAGATTGCTAGAtaatcattcattttattaatatacaatCTATTTTTAGGAaggtgaaacacacacacaatgaaacATCATACAAAACGACAGCAGTTTTTGTCACAatttttatttccacatatgtaCAATGACACAATctattaacaaatatttataacaGTAAGCAAAACATAACTAATAGCAAGAGCCttgaaacaaaattaaaaaggaCCTCATGATTCAAAGTGATAGCTTCACAGTTGATACAAACATTGTGTCAATGTGCTCCAAATCTACATCAATACATCAACATGGTTTGTTATCCTAAACAATCATGTATTTTCAGAGAGAGTTTCCAGTCTTCATTCCTGAGCAGACTACATCTGAAATCCACATCATTCCTTGGCTCAGAGCTGAATTCCAAACAGAGAGCAATACACTTCTCCAACATGCTAAAAGCTTATTCCTTTCCAGAGCTGAGGATTCAGTTAGTGACTGATAATGAAGTTCTTTATTTTGCTCGGTTGCGGAAGAGGGTGACGGGGTGGTTGCGAGAAATCATCTCACGTCTTATCTGACAGTAGGAGCACGGCCCGCAGCAGAAGGACAACACACAATCATTGCAGATAGAGTCCTgttagagagagaaagaaatcaGTCAGTcactaaatataatattgacATCTAATATAAGCTATACATCTAGTATCAAAGAATATTCTACACCACACCTAAAGGATTCGTCATTTAATAAAGGCCAGCTGATTAAACTTCTCTTGCTTTAAGTGTAACCTTGTTGTATTAATgcctaaaaaaaactgaattttcaacCCCTAAATAAAAAGAATTATTTAGagttatttatacagtatatatatatatatttaaaactaattattaaaaatataatatgttttttgctaacatttataaataaatttatattctattttcatgaaaacaaattaagatttttttttttatgcagtgAAGTCAAAAGTCATTACCTCAATCCCATAGGTGCGTCGAACAGACACTCTCATGGCCATAGTGATGGGTGGGATGAGGCCAAAACTGTCCAACAGAGGCAGGCAGAGACAGTCTCCGTGATCTCTAGCTGTGATGCAGGCGAAACATGGGCAGCACCAGAACGCAAAGCAACCTGCCAAACATGAAGGGAAAAATCAGTCACCATGtgaaaaagagaagaaacatACATGCATACTAGATTCAgatgcattaaatattatatgaagACACAAAAAACACTTACAATCATTGAGGTTGTCACATTCACAGACGCCAGTGGACCATTGGTCAGAACCAGGAGCCAGAACAAGTGGCTTAGGCTGCTGAATAACTATTTTAGTTGCCATGATGACTTGTGCtctgaaagacaaaaaaaaaaaaagaaaattgaaacatgcatttaaaaggTCAACTCTGCAGTTATGTGCATAACTAAAGTAAGCAAGTTTTATTTGAAGCCAGGAGTGTCACATTAAGTTAGTATGCAGTTCTTACCGAGCGAGAGGAGAGAAAGTTGGGGATGACGATGGAGATTAGGACTGAGCCTTTGTGACAATCTGTGTGAGACTTTATAGAACCATCAGTGACCAAACACACGTACACATGTGCAGAGACAAAAGATTAGTATCACACCACGTCTCCACAGAGTCAGAGCAGGTTAGTCGGGtacatgcttttctttttattgataGATTTTGGGTGATTACCAGTTTTGCTGACGTGAGACATTGAGACTCATCTTAATGAGACTGTACTGATACCGAGAACTACCTGTGAGAAAGAAAaggaagaaaacaagaaaaatgcaCCACACTCATCAAGATTCTCTAgccaaataatttaaatttcacTTGTGTCAAGCATTTCATCACAATAACAGTGGTAAACTGGTAAATTCTGGACATTACATTTTCCAATAGTGCCATATGGCAAACATTTTTGCCATTTGTCAAATTATCGGTCTTCACACAAAATATCTTTGTGCATGCAGTATGTATTATGGGAAGttcataaattaatatttttacagtaacatataccttaaaataaaacgtactaccattcaaaagtttggacacagcatgttttttcacttttactcagcaaagatgcattaaattgatcgaaagtgatactgaagacatttataatgatttatattttaaataaatgctgttctttttaactttatccaagaatttagaaaaaaaaagtcaacgtttccacaaaaatattaagcagcacaacattgttttcattgataatattaagaaatagtgccaaatcggcatattagaatgatttcataaggatcacatgacactgaagagtggagtaatgatactAAAGATACAACTGCcatcaaaggaaaaaaaatacaaatcatataaatcaaataaatgcagctttggtgagcataagagactttcaaagaCATTACATGAGCTTTAACCCATCAAAAACCACAATAAAGTCTTACATGTGCATGTACTTGCATGCCTTTATGATGAAAATATTTATGGAATATAATTATGGATAATTCCATATAATTATGCCAATTTATAAAACCGTTAGCTACCTACAATGCAAGCAAAGACATGTCCCTCAGGGTTGGACCACCCTAGTAGTGAGGCGACAAACAGGTGTGAGCCTTTCTCCATGATAACGAAGCCATTTGGGTGATGAGACTTATTTCCACTACATTAGGTGGAATTCACACTATACCATTACTATGACTGAATCACAAACTGGCTTCCTAAATTGTagtatttttgatgcattaaaTCTTCCAATATATGATCGCTAAAACACAATTCTTAGAAAGCAACTCATTCATGGTCATTACCCATGAGAACCCATAGAGGGTGTGTTGGAGAGATGGCAAAACAAATACTTGTTAGATCAGTTGTTGATATGCGcttggaatagttcacccaaaaatgacaattctgtcatgtACTCATCATCCATCAGGCTGATTTTTGACATTCCACACAGCAGACAACATTTAGTGAAAAGTATACATTTGAGGGTGTTATGAATGGTGTTCTTCACAACTTCTTGTTCTCTTTCCATAAATGGTAGCAatgcaataaattaatttaactggGAATAATGCAAACATTTAAACCAGGGGTGTCatactcagttcctggagggtcgcagccctgcagagtttagttccaaccctgcttcaacacacaaaacatgtagttttcaaataagcctgaaggacttaTTGTTTCATAAAACAGGTTTActaaataagccaggcttatttcagtttgtctgacttattgtcagttgatttggttcaaaataagtcagactaactgaaataagcctggcttatttggtaaacttgtttcaTGAAACATGCcccaggtgtgtttaattggggttgcatctaaactttGCAGGGCTCTGGCCCTCCagaaactgagtttgacacccctgatttAAACCATGATTTTTGCCATGCGATAAATTCTCTCTTCTTCAATCTGCTTGTATGTTATGTGTGATTTCTGCAATATAAAATAAGCAccataaaatatgcatataaacattcacatgtctgacacaaatTCATAACGCTGTGAAACAAATATTACTCAACTCTAATTTAGCCTTGATGAGCTATATAATGTCAGGCTCCCTCTAGTGGTTAACTATAGCAAGATTTAATCCACaatgtcagaatcagaatatgcaagtttgtgtgtgtgtgtgtgtgtgtgtctgtttcgtatggaagcccgtttccgccattgaataaaaaaataaaaaaggttattgcgactttttatctcagaattctgacttcttttctcagaattgtgagatataaactcacaattctgagatataaactcaattctgactttttctcagaattctgagatataaactcaattctgagatataaactcaattctgagatataaactcgcaattctgactttttctcagaattctgggatataaagtcgcaattctgagatataaactcaattctgagatataaactcgcaattctgactttttctcagaattctgagatataaactcaattctgagatataaactcaattctgagatataaactcgcaattctgactttttttctcgcaattgcgagtttatatctcacaactctgactttctCTCACAATAGGAAACTCCGTTTAAGGCTTTGCAGTGCTTTGTTCaatttgcactatcaaaatgaaCTAGATAAATGCTGCGTCCGAATATGATTgttgaacaaacatacaaatgactaattattcTCCATTTCTGTGTTCTGCGCTCGCGGTTGGACAGTACCATTACCGCCGGGCAGGGTGCGGGAGGGGGGACGGCACGCACAGCTTTCAGACACaatattcttcatttctttatatttctgcgtttgaggcagcttctatcgcgttattttaacaacagctgtcaaGTAAAGAGCgtattattgtaacatgagagtgagtataTGAATGCACGCAGGTGGATTTCCTTCACTCTCGCATAAAACGCGCTTTCATCTCTGTTCTTGCTCTAGAATTATCTTATCTcctgtatttaatgttgtaagATATCGACCAAGCAAGACATCCCcaatgaaaattgtaaataaattaaggattctttattagttattattttaagtattttttttaattatttagtcaATTATATATGAAGTGCTATCTGaatttttcttctaaaatgagcatttttctcaggctcctatgtttatgttcagttatttcactttaatgacaATGAAAAGAAGCTGtacctgagaaaaatgctctcattttagaagaaaatttcagatagcacttagaggcttttgcatctgaacccttcatatataattgactaaataaaaataataaaattaaaaaaaaaaaaaaacttaaaataataactaataggctactaactaataaataatgaatccttaatttatttacaattttcatcggAGATGCCTTGCTTGGTCGATATcttacaacattaaatacaggAGATAAGATAATTCTAGAGCAAGAACAGAGATGAAAGCGCGTTTTATGCGAGAGTGAAGGAAATCCACCTGCGTGCATTCATTCACactcatgttacaataatacGCCTTTACttgacagctgttgttaaaataacgcgatagaagctgcctcaaacgcagaaatataaagaaatgaagaatattGTGTCTGAAAGCTGTGCGTGCCGTCCCCCCTCCCGCACCCTGCCCGGCGGTAATGGTACTGTCCAACCGCGAGCGCAGAACACAGAAATGGAgaataattagtcatttgtatgtttgttcaacAATCATATTCGGACGCAGCATTTATCTAGttcattttgatagtgcaaattGAACAAAGCACTGCAAAGCCTTACACGGAGTTTCCTATTGTGAGagaaagtcagagttgtgagatataaactcgcaattgcgagaaaaaaagtcagaattgcgagataaaaagtcgcaattgcgagtttatatctcagaattgcgagtttatatctcagaattgcgactttatatctcagaattctgagaaaaaaagtcagaattgcgagtttatatctcagaattgcgagtttatatctcacaattctgagaaaagaagtcagaattctgagataaaaagtcgcaataaccttttttatttttttattcagtggcggaaacgggcttccatagtttCGTTTGTTTAGATTGGCAAAAGATTCTTTTATTCcactttagtattttttttttttttttttactcttgtTTGCCATATCTGACAGCCACAAAAAAGtacatgtattaaaaaaaaagtcaattgaTAAATTCCAGGTTTGCAAAACTAAACCCAGGTGACAAACAGTATTGGACCaactgcaaacaaacaaaacattattggTCGAGTTTATGTGAAGCCCTCTCTCTGCACTGGACATCTTGCTATCATGTTTGACCCATCTCTCACTTCTGTTGTACACAGCATCTCTCATGTTAAAGAGATGCATTCCTCCTGTTAACAATGCATGTCTCCGCCGCATACTGCTGAAAGATGCTGAAACTCTTGTTAGGTGTCTGAGCTGCCCTGTGCCTCAGAACAATAACATTAGTACTGTGTTTCAAGCTCGGAAATCTGATTCCATCACACTGCACGTTTGTCACGATTACCTTGAATCACGTTGGATCAGATGGCTCTTGTAGAACTTCTCCATTTAAACTCGAAAATATATGTAGGCCTTTGCATGAGGTTTGTAGTAGGCCTACCTGTGCATTTATGGATACTTTTTCTGGTCTCATACATTCAGCGCACTGCCAAGTGCCAAAACAGTGTTTGAGTATCGGCGTAACTAAAGTACTGTAGTATCTGGCAGATATTTTTATccaaagttactaaaaacaatCATTACAGTGAGTTACTCAAGACTTCTGTAATGTTACCAGGTTTTGGTTATCCTCTATTTATGGATTACTTGTAAACTtgtgccacctactggtggaactaaataattacaatatttatttttattatcacttttatttttatttttatttttttttaattcgtcTGGGTATTAATCATAATTACACCATTTTTTCTGCTGTTGATACATAGGCCTAAAATATGTCTTTTTTTTGTCCACTATTGCTTTTATTCcactttagtattttttttttttttttaccaaacaGTAAagtaaaaagttttatttatttacaaaacagtACACACATTTAGACATGCAGTCAGCACAAGGCAACATGACGATCtcttataaatataatatatgcaGGTCCAGATCTAATGTCATTGAGAAAATGCTGATGAATTTTGGAATTTTTTTCTACCAAGTGGGACaaaatatatagtaatatttgGAGTAATATTGGGTagtaatatacatataaaataatatattacatggGGAATATGTAGTACCAAAAAGTCATGAGAGAAAATGAGGGTGTTGTTGGGTGGCAGTTGTGTTTATCTAGCTTGACTTGTGACAGGTTCACAGGCATCCATTTCCCGAGACATCTGACACCATACACAGGGACAACAACAGAAGGAAAGAAGGCAGTCCTTCGCAATACTACCctagagatagagagagattaatttacaaatataagGCAGAAATCTAGAATAGTTGTTCCTTAGTAACAGTGTGGTTTTGTGTACCAGGCATACAAactaagatattttgaaagacattttacaaaacattcataGGAGAGCCTTTAGAAAGATGAACATATGTCCGAGCCTCAATGCTGTAACGATGGCGCATGGACACCCTCATCAAACCAAACTGATCAAGCAGAGGAAGGCAAAAACACTCGCCATACCTCTTAGCCGTTTTACACGCACAACAAGGAAAGCAGAAGAATGAAATGCAACCTATAAATGCAATTCTACTGTTAGTGATTTGAAAACATGAGAATGACAACTGAATTCTGATACTCAGAAGAGACTCagtcttttttattgtttaagtCCACGCAGGCAAAGATTTCAGTACTCCAGTGGTTGGAGGCTTTGGGCTGCTAAGATGACATCCTGTGTATTGCTTTTAATATGCTTCTTTTAGAGGTGTtaacataaataattaaaaccaACAAATTAATTGCacatatttctgcaattaaTGGTGAATAATCAGttaacattatattttgtaatcATGACCTAAATATTCTGAATAcactaaatgcatattatattacaatgtatttattaaatgcaGAAATTAACACGTTATTTTCCCAACCCattggggatttctttaagactgcaagggaagctgggcttcccctataatgtcaacaaattaatggtcaaatatgtactattgtgttaacattttattgactaaaaatgcgttagaactcgttcatctcgaagacgagttcgttcagaatcagctacatatagcaggtcgctgactcgatttccttctcatacatccCCGTAGCTTCAGTGTATTTCTCCGTTGAAGccgagcgtccattgacttcaatggggctgctttgaacagtttttttcagtgcttccaaaccaaactagacggtcattggataaatgctgctattatgtcccgcccacggacgctcagcgtctctggggtGAATGGAGTGGGCGTGCCTGGACgccgggcttctgcgtgatgattggagggtctgcatctccttttgattgacagcggttttttactataaaaagtcgctgactCTAAAGCTATTGGAGCTCAGTCCCatcgcggctttgcacttggttcttaccaatcattatatatatatttttattcatttataatgttatgttttaatatacatgctgctaactcggaaatttcaagatatgcgagcaaaaaatgctcctgacactttgGCAATATGACACGAGAAagtgtgctgtttttgttttgtttctgtgtttgatccaaatccgcgtgtcttgggcgaatcactgattcactgagtcattcataaaaacaatcatttgattcactcctgaaggattcagccgttttgaaagaatcatttgaatgactcagtgattcaatcacgaacttctgccacctgctggccgtttttaagtttcccgtctaaaagtaggcatattacattattttccaacatatttcaatattcagaatttagtatttaaaacattaatctcataacattatttatgcaattataaatacggtctaaatgaataaatgccttatctaaatgtcacttcatgcagcttctgtgcagtgctaagatgagtttggttttgatcatttcatggataacaatagctagtcattcattcacattaagtgttcagagaataatattgtctgtttttacttacatctatttatttattaaattttgattcattttgttgaattgaattataaattaagctggtatagtatcgtaagacatttttatggtatcatgacaaccctattatacaccacattccttgttacAGTtgaacctaattcccacatttcctccgtcgagatttttttttttagattgtttgttcattcattcattcatacagtaggctagcgtcactggaaaagacgcctagttggtacgacagggtcacagagcattttcttgaaaaggaacgtagggcaggatttacgtataaataaatggacaatttttatgatgtaggccgaaaatgagcttcccctctttgaaagaccagcagccgccactgtcCCAACCATAGTTTGCTTAGATAAGCTTGGTTCCATTTCCAGACGCCGTGGTATTGATATTGAATGCCTATTCTTACTGAAAATGGGTCACAAAGACAATGTATAGCTACTCTAATCTGTGCCAGTATAAATTCAGCAACATGCATTTCAAAGGCAAATTCACCAATCCCAAAAATTTACCTGAGCGAGAAGGTAGAGAGGGCAGACTTGTGTTCAGTGAAAAGGATGAAAATCAGCTGTTAAGATATGGACACACATCTCACTTTAAATGCTTTCTAAAAGTCACTGGTCtagtttataatgtttgtaatgaaGATGAATAATTCCACAGAACACTGATTTACATTCTGTGGAAATGCTCATGCTTCTCAGTTCTGGGGAAATCATGGGGTGAACATTTTAGAACTCATGCCAGCCAGATTAATGAACAAGTGACATATTTGTGGTATGTTTTTGACATGCAATGAAGTGCCCTGCACAGATTTTTTTGTGTATGCTACAGGTTGTTTGAACACACACTGCACATTTGTCTTTGAAACACAGTTAATGTGGTTATCAGAACCCTGCAGCATATCAAATTTACTGAGAACCAGCTGCATTTCCTCAGCAAATACATCaagaatgattttatttattgccaTTGGAAAATGTAAGAGAAAAAAATTTTCTGATGAAGATGACGTTTTATTGCAGAATAACAGTGACAAAGTAAACGAAGCACAATGGAGTGATACTGAACCCCTAACATCCTCCACTACATTTTTTAGAAAAGTTTACCATATGGAAATTAAAGGgtaagttcacccaaaactgaaaattagtccctgttttactcaccctcaaggtgaataatgactttcttctttcagatgaatccaatcagagttatattaaaaattatccttgctcttccaagctttataatggcattcaacagtccaaaagaagtCAAATAAACGCGCacatccataataaaatgtgCCTCATACGGAtctggggggtgaataaaggcctcctgcaGCGTTTCAATGCGTTTGttgaagaaaaatatccatatttaaaacgttataaacacttttctctcacttccacTAACTGTCGTACATGGAAGCCGTTCTGGGGGTTGACGTAGGACGTATGCATCGGGTACGCGCCGGTGAGTAGTGACGAACACGGAAGCGCAACAGAAAgagatttaaaacaaaatgccggtcacaaattagaagcacaaaacgaggatttgtaaagaaaaatgccattataaagcttggaagagaaaggatcattttaaatataactctgattggattcgtctgaaagaagaaagtcatatacacgtaggatgccttgagggtgagtaaaacatgggctaattttcatttttgggtgaactaaccctttaagtttaTCCTGTTGTAACAGTTGCGGTCTGTAT
The sequence above is a segment of the Onychostoma macrolepis isolate SWU-2019 chromosome 07, ASM1243209v1, whole genome shotgun sequence genome. Coding sequences within it:
- the LOC131544149 gene encoding cornifelin homolog B-like — encoded protein: MATKIVIQQPKPLVLAPGSDQWSTGVCECDNLNDCCFAFWCCPCFACITARDHGDCLCLPLLDSFGLIPPITMAMRVSVRRTYGIEDSICNDCVLSFCCGPCSYCQIRREMISRNHPVTLFRNRAK